In one window of Amblyraja radiata isolate CabotCenter1 chromosome 29, sAmbRad1.1.pri, whole genome shotgun sequence DNA:
- the LOC116989587 gene encoding ras-related protein Rab-11B-like gives MGSREDEYDYLFKVVLIGDSGVGKSNLLSRFTRNEFNLESKSTIGVEFATRSIQVDGKTIKAQIWDTAGQERYRAITSAYYRGAVGALLVYDIAKHLTYENVERWLKELRDHGDNNIVIMLVGNKSDLRHLRAVPTDEAWAFAEKNSLSFIETSALDSTNVEEAFQNILTEIYRIVSQKQISDRMAHETPGSDVVEIDVPPTSDGQKSSKLACCQNM, from the exons TTGTGTTGATTGGTGATTCTGGGGTTGGAAAGAGCAACCTCTTGTCAAGGTTCACACGTAATGAGTTTAATCTGGAAAGTAAAAGCACCATTGGAGTGGAGTTTGCCACCAGGAGTATCCAGGTGGATGGAAAGACAATTAAAGCACAGATCTGGGACACGGCAGGGCAGGAGCGATACCGGGCCATCACGTCAGC GTACTACCGTGGAGCTGTAGGTGCCCTGCTGGTGTACGATATTGCCAAACATCTCACGTACGAGAATGTCGAGCGGTGGCTGAAGGAATTGCGTGATCACGGCGACAACAATATTGTCATCATGCTGGTTGGGAACAAGAGCGACCTACGTCATCTCCGAGCTGTGCCCACGGATGAGGCGTGGGCGTTTGCTG AAAAGAATTCACTTTCATTTATTGAAACATCTGCCTTGGACTCAACTAATGTGGAGGAGGCTTTCCAAAATATTTTAACAG aaATTTATCGCATTGTTTCTCAGAAACAAATCTCAGACCGGATGGCACATGAGACACCTGGCAGTGACGTAGTTGAGATTGATGTTCCCCCAACAAGTGATGGGCAGAAATCAAGTAAACTGGCATGTTGCCAGAACATGTAA